A genomic region of Rhipicephalus sanguineus isolate Rsan-2018 chromosome 3, BIME_Rsan_1.4, whole genome shotgun sequence contains the following coding sequences:
- the LOC119385699 gene encoding adult-specific rigid cuticular protein 15.7 has product MFPVVQVWLVYLVAECSALHHHQPNQAGYVGAGYTGYTSSGAAASYAGFDAYASPPQPYSFGYNNVDEYGNRQFHSEQGDSNNAKTGSYGYRDANGLYRRVNYVADAYGFRATVDTNEPGTAPGASADAVFNAAPVVSPVPSSAGQSVAPVAYSAQAAAPYSAGGYDVYGGYGYNPYAGAAGAHGYAPYGRHGGITSGPALGGFAYGGQSTNGYADTGYGEGYRPDVYGGPVGYGSWPSTHHGFRRR; this is encoded by the exons ATGTTTCCAGTG GTGCAAGTGTGGCTCGTCTACCTGGTCGCTGAATGCAGCGCACTTCATCACCACCAGCCGAATCAAGCAGGTTACGTTGGTGCAGGGTACACAGGCTACACCTCTTCCGGTGCAGCGGCTTCTTACGCAGGATTCGATGCGTACGCTTCC CCGCCTCAGCCGTACAGTTTTGGCTACAACAATGTGGACGAGTACGGTAACCGACAGTTCCACAGTGAGCAGGGAGACTCCAACAACGCCAAGACCGGCTCTTACGGCTACAGAGACGCGAATGGCCTCTATCGACGAGTGAACTACGTGGCCGACGCGTATGGCTTCCGGGCCACCGTTGACACCAACGAACCGGGTACCGCCCCTGGTGCAAGCGCAGACGCGGTCTTCAACGCTGCGCCAGTCGTGTCACCAGTTCCATCAAGTGCCGGACAGAGTGTGGCACCTGTAGCTTACAGTGCACAAGCTGCAGCACCGTACTCCGCTGGCGGCTACGATGTTTACGGCGGATACGGATACAACCCCTACGCAGGCGCTGCTGGAGCCCATGGGTACGCCCCTTACGGGCGTCACGGAGGCATCACCAGTGGTCCAGCGCTTGGTGGATTTGCCTACGGCGGCCAATCTACCAATGGATACGCTGATACCGGCTACGGTGAAGGATACAGACCTGATGTCTATGGTGGCCCTGTTGGATACGGAAGCTGGCCTTCCACTCATCACGGATTCCGTCGTCGATAG